In Cervus elaphus chromosome 5, mCerEla1.1, whole genome shotgun sequence, the following proteins share a genomic window:
- the RTN4RL1 gene encoding reticulon-4 receptor-like 1 → MLRKGCCVELLLLLLAGELPLGGGCPRDCVCYPAPMTVSCQAHNFAAIPEGIPEDSERIFLQNNHITLLRQGHFSPAMVTLWIYSNNITFIDPNTFQGFVHLEELDLGDNRQLRTLAPETFQGLVKLHALYLYKCGLSALPAGIFGGLHSLQYLYLQDNHIEYLQDDIFVDLVNLSHLFLHGNKLWSLGQDTFRGLVNLDRLLLHENQLQWVHHKAFHDLRRLTTLFLFNNSLSELPGDCLAPLGALEFLRLNGNAWDCGCRGRSLWEWLQRFRGSSSAVPCVSPERLQGQDLKLLRAEDFRNCTGAASPHQIKSHTLTTTDRAARKEHHPSPHGPTRDKGHPHGHPPGSRSGSKKPGKNCTSHRNRNQVSKAGSGKQAPELQDYAPDYQQKFSFDFMPTARPKRKGKCARRTPIRAPSGVQQASSGSSLRASLLAWILGLVVTLR, encoded by the coding sequence ggTGCTGTgtggaactgctgctgctgctgctggccggGGAGCTGCCCCTGGGCGGTGGCTGTCCGCGGGACTGCGTGTGCTACCCCGCGCCCATGACGGTCAGCTGCCAGGCGCACAACTTCGCCGCCATCCCCGAGGGCATCCCGGAGGACAGCGAGCGCATCTTCCTGCAGAACAACCACATCACCCTCCTCCGGCAGGGCCACTTCAGCCCCGCCATGGTCACCCTGTGGATCTACTCCAACAACATCACCTTCATCGACCCCAACACCTTCCAGGGCTTCGTGCACCTGGAGGAGCTAGACCTCGGCGACAACCGGCAGCTGCGGACGCTGGCCCCTGAGACCTTCCAGGGCCTGGTGAAGCTCCACGCCCTCTACCTCTATAAGTGTGGGCTCAGCGCCCTGCCGGCCGGCATCTTTGGCGGCCTGCACAGCCTGCAGTACCTCTACCTGCAGGACAACCACATCGAGTACCTCCAGGACGACATCTTTGTGGACCTGGTCAACCTCAGCCACCTGTTTCTCCATGGCAACAAGCTGTGGAGCCTGGGCCAGGACACCTTCCGGGGCCTGGTGAATCTGGATCGGCTGCTGCTGCATGAGAACCAGCTGCAGTGGGTCCATCACAAGGCTTTCCACGACCTCCGCAGGCTGACCACCCTCTTCCTCTTCAACAACAGTCTCTCTGAGCTGCCAGGTGACTGCCTGGCACCCCTGGGGGCCCTGGAGTTCCTCCGCCTCAACGGGAACGCCTGGGACTGTGGCTGCCGGGGGCGCTCCCTGTGGGAATGGCTGCAGAGGTTCCGGGGCTCCAGCTCGGCGGTCCCCTGCGTGTCCCCCGAGCGTCTGCAGGGCCAGGACCTGAAGCTGCTGAGGGCCGAGGACTTCCGGAACTGCACGGGGGCGGCGTCCCCGCACCAGATCAAGTCTCACACGCTCACCACCACCGACAGGGCCGCCCGCAAGGAGCACCACCCGTCCCCCCACGGCCCCACCAGGGACAAGGGCCACCCGCACGGCCATCCGCCTGGCTCTCGGTCGGGCTCCAAGAAGCCGGGCAAGAACTGCACCAGCCATAGGAATCGCAACCAGGTCTCGAAGGCAGGCTCCGGGAAGCAGGCCCCGGAGCTGCAGGACTACGCCCCTGACTACCAGCAGAAGTTCAGCTTTGACTTCATGCCCACGGCGCGGCCCAAGAGGAAGGGCAAGTGTGCCCGCAGGACCCCCATCCGTGCCCCCAGCGGGGTGCAGCAGGCCTCCTCGGGCAGCTCCTTGAGGGCTTCACTCCTGGCCTGGATACTGGGGCTGGTGGTCACTCTCCGCTGA